A portion of the uncultured Bacteroides sp. genome contains these proteins:
- a CDS encoding CvpA family protein, with protein sequence MTIIDSIILIVIALGAFLGFMKGFVKQLASILGLIVGLLAAKTLYASLAEKICPTLTESMTLAQIMAFLAIWIVVPLLFGAVAILVTKTMEAISLGWLNQLLGAGLGALKYLLIVALLIGVIEFIDTGNHMISQTKKTKSVLYYPMRDVAGLFFPAAKEVSQQYIFK encoded by the coding sequence ATGACAATAATAGATAGTATAATTCTCATAGTAATAGCTCTTGGAGCATTCTTGGGTTTCATGAAAGGCTTTGTGAAACAATTGGCTTCCATATTGGGGCTTATTGTTGGTTTACTAGCTGCAAAAACATTGTATGCTTCATTGGCAGAGAAAATTTGTCCGACTTTAACTGAATCCATGACTTTAGCTCAGATTATGGCTTTTCTTGCAATCTGGATTGTTGTCCCTCTATTATTTGGAGCGGTTGCTATTTTGGTTACCAAGACGATGGAGGCTATATCGCTAGGCTGGCTTAATCAATTGCTGGGAGCGGGATTGGGCGCTTTGAAATATTTGCTTATCGTAGCTCTCCTTATAGGCGTAATTGAGTTTATTGATACAGGGAATCACATGATAAGCCAAACAAAGAAGACTAAATCAGTGTTATATTATCCCATGAGGGATGTTGCGGGACTCTTTTTCCCCGCAGCAAAAGAAGTTTCACAACAATATATTTTCAAATAG